A window of the Gossypium arboreum isolate Shixiya-1 chromosome 2, ASM2569848v2, whole genome shotgun sequence genome harbors these coding sequences:
- the LOC108466922 gene encoding triosephosphate isomerase, chloroplastic-like, with the protein MSMVSTYCPHFSGLRRSSPNLHNAPCQSFLQHFSSQARLPSSPKPCRAVIAMSGSGKFFVGGNWKCNGTKDSTTKLVSDLNSAKLESDVDVVVAPPFVYLDQVTSSLTDRIEVSAQNSWVGKGGAFTGEISVEQLKDIGCKWVILGHSERRHVIGEDDQFIGKKAAYALNEGLGVIACIGELLEEREAGKTFDVCFQQLKAFADVVPGWDNIVIAYEPVWAIGTGKVATPQQAQEVHVAVRDWLKKNVSEEVASKTRIIYGGSVNGSNCGELAKEEDIDGFLVGGASLKGPEFATIVNSVTTKKVVA; encoded by the exons ATGTCAATGGTATCTACATATTGCCCTCACTTCAGTGGGCTTCGCCGATCATCTCCCAACTTACACAATGCACCATGTCAATCTTTCCTTCAACACTTCAGCTCTCAAGCCCGTCTCCCTTCTTCTCCCAAACCTTGCAGAGCTGTTATTGCCATGTCCGGCTCTGGGAAG TTCTTTGTTGGGGGTAACTGGAAATGT AATGGAACAAAAGACTCCACCACGAAGCTTGTTTCTGACCTGAACAGCGCAAAGTTGGAGAGTGATGTTG ATGTTGTTGTGGCACCTCCCTTTGTCTATCTTGATCAGGTGACTTCTTCATTAACTGATCGGATTGAGGTATCTGCTCAGAACTCTTGGGTTGGAAAAGGTGGGGCTTTCACGGGAGAAATCAG TGTGGAGCAACTGAAAGATATTGGCTGCAAATGGGTCATTCTTGGGCATTCTGAACGCAGACATGTTATTGGTGAAGATGATCAG TTTATAGGAAAGAAAGCTGCTTATGCTCTAAATGAGGGTCTTGGAGTGATAGCTTGTATCGGTGAACTATTAGAAGAAAGAGAAGCAGGGAAAACTTTTGATGTATGCTTCCAGCAACTGAAGGCTTTTGCTG ATGTTGTACCCGGTTGGGACAATATAGTTATTGCTTATGAGCCAGTATGGGCCATTGGGACTGGTAAGGTTGCTACACCCCAGCAAGCTCAGGAGGTACATGTAGCTGTCCGTGATTGGCTTAAAAAGAATGTTTCTGAGGAAGTGGCATCTAAAACGCGTATCATATATGGAG GGTCCGTGAATGGAAGCAACTGTGGTGAGCTTGCAAAAGAAGAAGATATTGATGGATTTCTTGTTGGTGGTGCTTCTTTGAAG GGGCCTGAGTTTGCTACAATTGTCAACTCTGTAACAACCAAAAAGGTTGTTGCTTAA
- the LOC108466368 gene encoding uncharacterized protein LOC108466368, producing the protein MAHHIRSRGDYILDLFSLTPLPYPVLLILSLTSVFLGISSYLNYESAVESADQQMSWVLFATPVVLILLARWLSSMEVSGMLFGSSPWERIRRTHHHPSEGTSPWVVAAFIVLLLVLLQYQSIFRESWLGFALLDPTQYLC; encoded by the exons ATGGCCCATCATATTAGAAGTAGAGGTGACTACATATTGGATTTATTCTCTTTAACTCCTCTGCCTTATCCTGTTCTGCTAATCCTTTCTCTCACATCTGTATTTCTCGGAATATCAAGTTACCTTAACTACGAATCCGCTGTGGAATCTGCCGACCAGCAAATGAGTTGGGTACTTTTCGCCACACCAGTCGTGTTAATACTCTTGGCACGATGGCTCTCCTCTATGGAAGTCTCTGGTATGCTGTTTGGTTCATCACCCTGGGAACGTATCCGACGGACTCATCATCACCCTTCTGAAGGTACCTCACCCTGGGTGGTGGCTGCTTTCATTGTGTTGCTGTTAGTCCTGTTGCAGTACCAGTCCATTTTTCGTGAGAGCTGGCTG GGTTTTGCCTTGTTAGATCCAACACAGTATCTGTGCTAG
- the LOC108466921 gene encoding uncharacterized protein LOC108466921, which yields MVDKSVKLTKKNKRKFNSSQEKSSLRKRRLNDFLIKEAKEGESSARTEPELNPSEERPWRNLQLILSLQNKQTDLQKKVELAFDFVDSEEKEVRNDVDGDDETVNISRMIVFLSDWIQSLLISPQKTDKVDGVVDACLDFRCWRIFEFCLKESLKLHVSLNFSRNLLRAIGYIARNVLSFISDPSMSSNESVFAGEGFELYGVFLDCVSLLFSFQHGLSNENLELWVSNIDLVLQLVHKIHAQNLGGGNIGAFAMRFSCVVLEPFAKFLRIQPTRKNGFRDFVDKLLEPLLLLLDVLYGCVNENNSCLTRNLLMLVEEVLSHGLFHPIHIDGFLGLRSVENYALKIDAKDSNVVIKSYHRHLFDKLQSMVKKNIVLSGIGRLFHLFAARIKKQKGASAAGTAGKFGGTRCMEDELSGHLSTDPSPSSRAIPDNNYRSSTYSAEARKSLIDFFVQLLEPLLLEMDAYMQSNLAARVSLVDVHCTLKSINSLVASFVHEKVYVRTEDISEGACLNFLKKVYNTVISFAAKLFGLSEMDIDGKTRKEMFPLLAKELFLAVGHFLDIENDVIGSDLISLWLMILSYLTSLSDLDLPDQSLLISPILDLGCQLVNLYSALRQVNNSIFTLCKAVRLLITHHHESETSCTRFFAYSACLSNEATAASVAVLLGSQEFKLAIHHAIKSIPEGQASELIQQLTADVSESMEWLKIGCSVTDGKEIERLHVRDRGMLSIHKQPELLGRVLSEIYMVLLDSLSVTAGNCILLGPSIKELVSTIYPFICSLGEKCLDGVNVFLFSVMGTTSENMVAENKKEKYGISIQWIFVFLFRLYMSCRSLYRQVISLTPPITSRKLSLAMGDAFTAYTGRDWMEKSVWTDDGYFSWIINPSLSLLDLIHHITDTYIKDNIEDCCPLIYVLHIMALQRLVDLSRHRCSLEYLLEQNKKLMQVQKFDDADLSRYSKKDRKLKRRILVLEQEAVQLADFVLGYLSLVANNHSSILSSDDTSCEKKAHESNKWDFGICSVSKKSLPIAIWWIICQNIDILCIYADAKKLKKKFKTFLTLLIQTSLPCLSKSFQQVEKHKIEKDGQLKKISLYQISQGLLKDSTLYDHKFVRRNLSSRFCHALENLALLLFGNSSVSDRNFNSFPVWSEVLSTLDNSPAVVSGRRYVKHDSATRSISNSCNEQSSMNPTSLPFKTVKDCKSLLNLLCWMPKGFLSSKSFSKLATCVLHLDQLVVAELLLCQRALSSYGCELFQLFVTCRRTLKNIIMALCEENIEASLSSLLSVAEGSYFITWLFKSVSAVTELLDTMSEDCISDYKTKKFSLMDHTSYVFFAISKYQFSQAVDFIGNSEQPCKHFSGFVSDQSILNEPPLCFNYLKDSEALKSLSTIAESLKEQAESFLSSLKEALGIAQVGIEEEAENINKMSFLVSCFGGFLWGLASALNQLGEKCGELKTKLLRWKSEPLSKIKLCTNVFVDLISNVLHMFLEKGQQRRSDPDSQSSDKFDYRRDSLVFNDLVVLPCLNKHLLLGLLKGDHPDRAVLLRQLLITYSAILRLNLRVGGPLLSSGMASLIIDMSQFLLLELANSVESPPPFTFVWLDGAVKYLEEVGSHFPFTDSALNENVYGKLIELHLRGIGKCISLQGKSATLESHERESSSKILHDDTGLSESFLSHGSHCLDEFKARLRMSFSVFIKNPSELQLMSAIEAIEKALVGVQGAHGRIYEITAGSANGGMVSSTVAGGIDCLDLLLEHGSGRKCLSVIKRHIRGFVAALFNIILHLQSPLIFYRKSVSNEGDRNLDPGSVVLMCIEVLTRVSGKHALFQLDLCHIGQSLRIPGALFQEFHQLRISEGPVSSNTFLDEQNHNSTVSMEYHVLGLDQQFSINLFAACCRLLYSILKHHKSECERCIAVLEESVSLLLHCLETVDADLVVQKGYFSWEIQEGVKCAGFLRRIYEEIRQQKDVFAGHCYKFLSTYIWVFSGYGPHKTGIRREIDEALKPGVYALIDACSANDLQYLHTVFGEGPCRNTLASLQRDYKLNFQYEGKV from the exons ATGGTTGATAAATCTGTGAAGTTAACAAAGAAAAACAAGAGGAAGTTTAACAGTTCCCAAGAAAAATCGAGTCTTAGAAAACGCCGCCTTAACGATTTTTTGATCAAGGAAGCAAAAGAAGGTGAAAGCTCGGCGCGGACTGAACCGGAGCTGAATCCCAGTGAAGAACGCCCATGGAGAAATCTACAGTTAATTCTTTCCTTGCAAAACAAACAAACCGACCTTCAAAA AAAGGTAGAGCTGGCTTTTGATTTTGTTGATTCAGAAGAGAAAGAAGTAAGAAACGATGTGGATGGAGATGATGAAACGGTGAATATATCTCGAATGATTGTTTTTCTAAGTGATTGGATTCAGTCATTGTTAATTTCTCCTCAAAAGACTGATAAAGTTGATGGAGTCGTTGACGCTTGTTTGGATTTTAGATGTTGGCGGATTTTTGAATTCTGTTTGAAAGAGTCTTTGAAATTGCATGTATCTTTGAATTTCTCTCGGAATTTATTAAGAGCAATTGGTTACATTGCAAGAAATGTTTTGTCTTTTATTAGCGATCCATCTATGTCTTCAAATGAATCAGTTTTTGCTGGTGAAGGGTTTGAATTGTATGGTGTATTTCTTGATTGTGTTTCCTTGTTATTCTCATTCCAACATGGCTTGTCAAATGAAAATTTAGAGTTATGGGTTTCCAATATTGACCTAGTGCTTCAGCTTGTTCACAAAATTCATGCTCAGAACCTTGGTGGTGGCAATATAGGTGCATTTGCCATGCGGTTTTCTTGTGTGGTTCTTGAGCCATTTGCCAAGTTTTTGAGGATTCAGCCCACTCGGAAAAATGGGTTTCGTGATTTTGTAGACAAGCTTCTTGAGCCCTTGTTGCTTCTGCTAGATGTCTTGTATGGCTGTGTTAATGAGAACAATTCTTGCTTGACAAGGAACTTGTTGATGTTGGTTGAAGAAGTATTATCTCATGGGTTATTTCATCCAATTCATATTGATGGATTTTTAGGCTTGCGCAGTGTGGAAAATTATGCTCTGAAAATTGATGCAAAAGACTCAAATGTGGTCATTAAAAGTTATCACAGACATTTATTTGACAAACTACAGAGCATGGTAAAGAAGAACATAGTATTGAGTGGTATTGGACGATTATTTCACTTGTTTGCTGCTcgaattaaaaagcaaaaaggaGCTTCAGCTGCAGGGACTGCTGGAAAATTTGGAGGTACTAGGTGCATGGAAGATGAGTTATCTGGTCATTTGTCTACAGATCCATCTCCAAGTAGTAGGGCAATTCCAGATAATAACTATAGATCTAGTACTTACAGTGCAGAAGCACGGAAGTCACTAATTGATTTTTTTGTTCAGCTTTTGGAGCCTCTCCTGCTTGAGATGGATGCCTACATGCAATCTAACTTGGCAGCTAGGGTCTCATTGGTAGATGTTCATTGCACACTGAAGTCCATTAATAGTTTAGTTGCCAGTTTTGTACATGAAAAAGTATATGTAAGAACAGAAGATATCTCAGAAGGAGCTTGTCTTAATTTCTTGAAGAAAGTTTATAATACAGTAATCTCATTTGCTGCGAAATTATTTGGCCTGTCAGAAATGGATATAGATGGCAAGACACGGAAGGAAATGTTTCCTTTATTAGCCAAGGAGTTATTTCTTGCTGTAGGGCACTTCTTGGATATTGAAAACGATGTTATTGGGAGTGATTTAATTAGCTTATGGCTCATGATACTTTCTTACTTGACCAGTCTTTCTGATTTAGATTTACCAGATCAATCCTTATTGATTTCCCCAATACTTGATCTTGGGTGCCAGCTGGTTAATCTTTATAGCGCACTTCGCCAG GTGAATAATTCTATTTTTACACTCTGCAAAGCAGTGAGACTTTTGATAACACACCACCATGAAAGTGAAACGAGCTGCACCAGATTTTTTGCATACTCAGCATGCTTATCTAATGAAGCAACTGCAGCATCAGTGGCAGTTCTTTTAGGCTCACAAGAATTTAAATTGGCTATTCACCATGCTATTAAATCCATACCAGAAGGGCAAGCGAGTGAACTTATTCAGCAATTAACTGCAGATGTATCAGAATCGATGGAATGGTTGAAAATTGGTTGCTCAGTAACTGATggaaaagaaattgaaagattGCACGTAAGAGATCGTGGCATGCTAAGCATTCACAAACAACCAGAACTCTTGGGAAGGGTGCTATCTGAAATTTATATGGTATTGCTAGACTCACTTTCAGTTACCGCAGGAAACTGCATTCTGCTTGGGCCTTCTATAAAGGAGCTAGTAAGTACTATTTATCCTTTCATTTGTAGTCTGGGAGAAAAATGCCTTGATGGTGTCAATGTGTTCCTGTTTTCTGTCATGGGAACGACTTCTGAGAATATGGTGGCTgagaacaaaaaagaaaaatatggaATATCAATACAATGGATATTTGTTTTCCTATTTCGACTATACATGTCTTGCCGAAGCTTGTACAGGCAAGTCATTAGCCTTACACCTCCCATTACATCACGGAAATTGTCGTTGGCAATGGGGGATGCATTCACAGCGTATACTGGTAGGGATTGGATGGAGAAATCAGTTTGGACTGATGACGGCTACTTTTCTTGGATTATTAATCCTTCACTGTCTCTTCTTGATCTTATACACCACATAACAGACACATACATTAAAGACAACATTGAAGATTGCTGTCCACTGATTTATGTACTGCATATTATGGCTCTCCAAAGGCTAGTGGATTTAAGCAGGCATAGATGCTCTCTTGAGTATTTATTAGAGCAGAATAAGAAGCTGATGCAGGTTCAAAAGTTTGATGATGCTGATTTGTCACGTTATAGCAAAAAAGACAGAAAGTTGAAAAGACGCATCTTAGTTTTGGAGCAAGAGGCAGTGCAGCTTGCTGATTTTGTGCTGGGATACCTTTCATTAGTTGCTAATAATCACTCATCAATCCTCTCCTCTGATGACACATCTTGTGAGAAAAAGGCGCATGAAAGTAATAAATGGGATTTTGGTATTTGTTCTGTGAGCAAGAAGTCTTTGCCGATTGCAATTTGGTGGATTATTTGCCAGAATATTGATATTTTATGCATTTATGCCGATGCTAAAAAGTTAAAAAAGAAGTTTAAAACATTCCTCACTCTTTTGATCCAGACTTCCCTTCCTTGTTTATCAAAAAGCTTTCAGCAGGTTGAAAAGCATAAAATTGAAAAAGATGGTCAGCTAAAGAAAATAAGTCTGTATCAGATTTCACAAGGTCTTCTAAAAGATTCCACTCTCTATGATCATAAA TTTGTTCGCAGGAATTTGTCATCAAGGTTTTGTCATGCATTGGAGAACTTGGCTCTGTTACTGTTTGGCAATTCATCAGTTAGTGACAGGAATTTTAATTCATTTCCTGTTTGGTCAGAGGTTTTAAGCACACTTGATAACTCACCTGCGGTTGTTTCTGGTAGAAGATATGTTAAGCATGATTCAGCTACAAGATCAATTTCAAATTCATGCAATGAGCAATCTTCTATGAATCCGACATCCCTTCCTTTCAAAACTGTGAAAGATTGTAAGAGTTTGCTTAATCTTCTGTGTTGGATGCCAAAAGGATTTTTGAGTTCAAAATCATTCTCCAAGCTAGCCACATGTGTCCTCCACCTTGACCA GCTTGTAGTTGCAGAGCTTTTACTCTGTCAAAGAGCACTGTCTTCATATGGTTGTGAGCTTTTCCAATTGTTTGTCACTTGTCGGAGGACATTGAAAAATATTATTATGGCATTGTGTGAGGAGAATATAGAAGCTAGTCTGTCTTCACTTCTCTCAGTTGCTGAGGGTTCATATTTTATCACATGGCTTTTCAAGTCAGTATCTGCTGTGACTGAACTCCTAGACACAATGTCGGAGGACTGTATTTCTGATTACAAAACTAAGAAATTCTCATTGATGGATCACACATCTTATGTCTTCTTTGCAATAAGCAAATATCAATTTAGTCAGGCTGTTGATTTCATTGGAAATTCTGAGCAACCCTGTAAACATTTTTCTGGTTTTGTCAGTGATCAAAGTATTTTAAATGAACCTCCTTTGTGCTTCAATTATTTGAAAGATAGTGAAGCCTTGAAAAGTTTGTCTACTATTGCTGAGAGTCTAAAGGAACAGGCAGAGAGCTTCCTTTCTTCTTTGAAAGAAGCCCTTGGTATTGCACAAGTAGGAATTGAGGAAGAAGctgaaaatattaataaaatgtcTTTCTTGGTTTCTTGCTTTGGTGGGTTTTTATGGGGCTTAGCATCTGCCTTGAATCAGTTGGGCGAAAAATGTGGGGAGCTAAAGACAAAATTGTTACGATGGAAAAGTGAGCCTCTCTCGAAAATAAAACTCTGCACAAATGTGTTTGTTGATCTTATTAGTAATGTCTTACACATGTTCCTTGAGAAGGGCCAACAGCGAAGAAGTGATCCTGATTCTCAAAGTTCTGACAAGTTTGATTACAGAAGGGATTCtctggtttttaatgatttagtGGTGCTTCCTTGTCTAAATAAGCATTTGTTGCTAGGGTTGCTAAAGGGTGATCATCCTGATAGAGCAGTTTTACTTAGGCAGCTATTAATTACTTATTCTGCTATTTTAAGGCTAAATTTGCGTGTTGGTGGTCCTCTCTTGTCATCAGGCATGGCATCTCTCATAATTGACATGTCACAATTCTTGTTGTTGGAGTTGGCAAACTCAGTTGAAAGCCCGCCACCATTCACTTTTGTTTGGTTAGATGGTGCAGTTAAGTATTTGGAAGAAGTCGGGAGTCACTTTCCGTTCACTGATTCTGCCTTGAACGAAAATGTTTATGGCAAGCTAATAGAATTGCATTTAAGGGGCATAGGAAAATGCATATCTTTACAAGGAAAAAGTGCTACTTTGGAATCTCATGAGCGAGAATCAAGCTCTAAGATACTCCATGATGATACTGGTTTATCCGAGTCATTTCTTTCTCATGGCTCACATTGCCTAGATGAATTCAAAGCTAGGTTGAGGATGTCATTCAGTGTGTTCATTAAGAATCCGTCAGAGTTGCAACTAATGTCAGCAATAGAGGCTATCGAGAAAGCATTGGTGGGAGTACAAGGAGctcatggaaggatatatgaaaTAACCGCTGGAAGTGCCAACGGTGGCATGGTCTCCTCAACTGTTGCGGGTGGCATTGACTGCTTGGATCTACTTCTTGAGCATGGTTCAG GACGCAAATGTTTGAGTGTGATTAAAAGACACATTAGAGGCTTTGTTGCTGCTCTATTCAATATAATCCTGCACTTGCAGAGTCCATTAATATTCTACAGAAAATCTGTGAGTAATGAAGGTGACAGAAACCTTGATCCGGGATCTGTTGTTCTTATGTGTATTGAGGTATTGACCAGAGTTTCTGGAAAACATGCTCTGTTTCAACTGGATCTGTGTCACATAGGGCAGTCTTTGCGTATCCCTGGAGCACTTTTTCAAGAATTCCATCAACTAAGGATTTCTGAAGGACCAGTATCAAGTAACACATTTTTGGATGAACAAAATCACAATTCTACTGTAAGCATGGAATATCATGTTTTGGGCCTGGACCAACAGTTCTCTATAAACCTCTTTGCTGCTTGTTGCCGATTATTGTACTCCATTCTGAAACATCACAAGAG TGAATGTGAACGGTGCATTGCTGTGCTTGAAGAATCTGTTTCCCTTCTTCTTCATTGTTTGGAGACAGTGGATGCTGATCTAGTGGTCCAAAAAGGTTATTTTTCATGGGAAATACAAGAGGGAGTGAAATGTGCTGGTTTTCTCCGAAGAATCTATGAAGAG ATAAGGCAGCAGAAAGATGTCTTTGCAGGGCACTGTTACAAGTTcttgtcaacctacatatgggtTTTTTCAGGATATGGTCCCCATAAAACTGGCATTAGAAG GGAGATAGATGAAGCTCTAAAACCAGGTGTATATGCATTAATAGATGCTTGCTCAGCTAATGATCTTCAATATCTTCATACAGTATTTGGAG AGGGTCCTTGTAGAAACACTTTGGCCAGTTTGCAACGTGATTACAAACTGAATTTCCAGTACGAGGGGAAAGTCTGA